In Planctomycetia bacterium, the DNA window CGTTATGCCGTTCCTTAGGAGGTTCCCGTCTTTTCAGGATGCAATGCTGTTCTTAGCCGGCCAGCGGTCGACAGCAGACAAATTCGTCGCGCCACAGAATGACTCGATTGCGCTCTGTTACGCAGCGATAATTGCGAAGCTTCTAAGTAGGCAGGGGATGGTGGTTGACTATATCAACAGAGCCGCTGAGCAGTCGAAGAAGTCTCCGAATGCCGATATTGTCATTGATCTTCGAAATCGTCTCATGATGTAGGGCTATATGGGTGTAGCGGTCCTGTCCCTCGCAAAAATTCCGTGTCCCTTATATCCTGCACTTTAGGCGATTTCCTCTCGCCGCAGCCAATTGATCTTGGCACGAAAAAGGCCTGTCCCTCGCAATAATTCCATCCGGGTGGTCTTTGGCAAGTTAGAGAGGCTTGAGCTTGGCGGCCGAGCTTCCTTCGGTCAGGCGTCGCGAACGACGGAGCATCGTCAAAGTGGTCGCGGAGCGCGTGGTTTTCGTGTCGGCGCGTGCGGCCGCGCGGCGCGGGGCTTCGGTTCGCGCGGTAGCGCGACTTAAGCGGCGCGGGAGTAGCGGTGGTGCAGTCCGCCGAGGTAGGGCGTACACACGACCTTGCCCCGCTCGGGCGGTTCCACGTCGCGTGGAATCGGCGCGTTGTCGTCGAGCGCCATGTGCGTGCGAGCTTCGTGATAGTAGCGAAAGAATTCGGTCAACAGCCGCTTCAGGTGGGCTTCGCTGAGCACGATCACGTGGTTGAGCAATTCTCGGCGGATCGTACCGATCAGCCGTTCCACATAAGGGTTCTGCCACGGGCTGCGGGGACTGATCGGCACCTCTTCGATGTTCAACGCCTTCATCCGCTTGCGAAACACTTCGCCGTAGATCCCGTCGTTGTCGCGGACCAGGTATTTGGGCGCCGTGTCGTACGGGAAGGCCTCGACGAGTTGGTTGGCGGTCCACTGCGCACTCGGGTTGGCCGTCACCCCGAAATGCACGACACGGCGTCGATCGGGGGACAGCACGAGAAAGACGTAGAGCAAGCTGAATCTCACGGTCGGCACGACAAAGAAGTCGATCGCGGCGAGGTTGGTCGGGTGATTCTTCCAGAATGTTCGCCAGGATTGGGAAGTGGGCTTGCGCGGACCGCGGGGTGCGGCCGCCAGGTATTTGCGGATCGTCGCTTGGCAAACGCGATAGCCGAGCAGCTTGAGTTCCGCCCGAATTCGCGGCACGCCCCAGAGTGGATTCTCGACCGCCAGACGGCCGATCAGATCGCGTAGCTCGCGATCAATCCGGGGCCGGCCGCGGCGCGACTTCCACCGCCAGAACGAGCGAAATGCCTGGCGATGCCACCGGCAGACGGTCTCCGGCCGGACGAGCAGCAAGCAGGACCGCCACCCGCCGAACCACCGCGA includes these proteins:
- a CDS encoding integrase core domain-containing protein; this translates as MELLRLIITFLAALVRSRAQLALEHLALRQQLAILKRERPRPRLKLRDRLFWVALSRWFGGWRSCLLLVRPETVCRWHRQAFRSFWRWKSRRGRPRIDRELRDLIGRLAVENPLWGVPRIRAELKLLGYRVCQATIRKYLAAAPRGPRKPTSQSWRTFWKNHPTNLAAIDFFVVPTVRFSLLYVFLVLSPDRRRVVHFGVTANPSAQWTANQLVEAFPYDTAPKYLVRDNDGIYGEVFRKRMKALNIEEVPISPRSPWQNPYVERLIGTIRRELLNHVIVLSEAHLKRLLTEFFRYYHEARTHMALDDNAPIPRDVEPPERGKVVCTPYLGGLHHRYSRAA